In one Sphingobacterium daejeonense genomic region, the following are encoded:
- a CDS encoding TraB/GumN family protein: MKKYILSVFAILMAIAVFAQDTNTFLWKVSGNGLKKDSYVLGTLHMACGPDFRIDDKIKEAIKGTDRIALELNANNPETVKALQANIGPVPGFFDNLAPEKKKLIDSVLTAKNLNPAMLDQVGPAVLVSLLSMQAFECQDPAAMKSMELELLKLEGAEGKPVDELETAEFQINLMNEFFKAEDLYTYLRDMDIMKAETKKLVAAYFNNQPKELEDLMAKTSTMSPEKEELMLTKRNKEWLNKMPEMMNNNSVFFAVGAAHLLGKNGVIQLLKDKGYTVTPVI, from the coding sequence ATGAAAAAATACATTCTATCTGTATTTGCTATTTTGATGGCTATTGCAGTATTCGCACAAGACACCAATACTTTTTTATGGAAAGTTTCAGGAAATGGCTTAAAGAAAGATTCTTATGTTTTGGGAACATTACATATGGCATGTGGTCCTGATTTTAGAATTGATGATAAAATAAAGGAAGCTATCAAAGGGACTGATAGGATTGCCTTGGAATTAAACGCCAATAATCCTGAAACTGTGAAGGCTCTTCAGGCTAACATTGGTCCTGTCCCTGGTTTTTTTGATAATCTAGCACCAGAAAAAAAGAAATTGATTGATAGCGTTTTGACAGCTAAAAACTTAAACCCAGCTATGTTAGATCAAGTCGGCCCTGCTGTACTAGTTTCGTTGCTATCTATGCAGGCTTTCGAATGCCAGGATCCAGCAGCTATGAAATCTATGGAATTGGAATTATTAAAATTAGAGGGTGCTGAAGGTAAACCTGTAGATGAACTGGAAACAGCGGAATTCCAAATTAACTTAATGAACGAATTCTTTAAAGCTGAAGATTTATATACTTACTTGAGAGATATGGATATCATGAAAGCGGAAACTAAAAAATTAGTCGCTGCTTACTTCAATAACCAACCTAAAGAGTTAGAAGACTTAATGGCTAAAACTTCAACCATGAGTCCGGAAAAAGAAGAATTGATGCTGACTAAGAGAAACAAAGAATGGTTGAATAAAATGCCTGAAATGATGAATAATAACTCCGTATTCTTTGCGGTAGGTGCTGCTCACTTATTGGGTAAAAATGGAGTTATACAATTATTGAAAGATAAAGGTTATACCGTAACTCCTGTGATATAA
- a CDS encoding S10 family peptidase, giving the protein MRSYILLFTCLILGFSVQGQRIPFADSTIVTKHNITANGQKFGYTAAAGTQPIWDDNGKVLATVHFTYYTRDGISNREKRPLVISFNGGPGSGSVWMHLAYTGPRLLNIDDEGYPLQPYGVKENPYTILDVADIVYIDPVNTGYSRILDEKADRKLFFGTNADIKYLAEWLNTFVTRNNRWTSPKYLIGESYGTTRVSGLALELQNAQWMYLNGVILVSPTELGIKRDGAVAKANIWPYYAATAWYHKRLTPELQNRDLNDLLPEVEQFTLNELLPAIAKGSSISEDEKAAVIKKMAKYSGLSETVIAQNNLDIPTSLYWKELMRDKGQTIGRLDSRYIGLDFRDGGERPDYNAELTSWIHSFTPAINYYYANELNYKSDVKYNMFGNVHPWDRSNDNTGLSLRQAMAANPYLHVMVQSGYYDGACDYFNAKYNMWQMDPSGKLSSRMSFEGYRSGHMMYLRKEDLIKANEDIRAFIKKSTPAADQAAKY; this is encoded by the coding sequence ATGAGAAGTTATATTCTACTGTTTACATGCCTTATCTTAGGTTTTTCCGTGCAAGGGCAGCGTATTCCTTTTGCGGATAGCACAATTGTTACAAAGCACAATATAACAGCGAACGGCCAAAAGTTTGGCTATACAGCTGCTGCCGGTACACAACCCATTTGGGATGATAATGGTAAGGTCCTGGCGACAGTTCATTTTACTTATTATACCCGTGATGGGATTAGCAATCGGGAGAAGCGCCCTTTGGTTATCTCTTTCAATGGCGGTCCAGGTTCCGGCTCCGTGTGGATGCATTTGGCCTATACAGGTCCTAGATTGTTGAACATTGACGACGAAGGATATCCTTTGCAACCTTACGGTGTAAAAGAAAATCCATACACGATTTTGGATGTTGCCGACATCGTTTATATCGATCCGGTAAATACAGGGTATTCACGTATTCTAGATGAGAAGGCTGACCGGAAATTATTTTTCGGAACCAATGCCGATATCAAATATCTAGCAGAATGGTTGAACACTTTTGTAACTAGAAATAATCGTTGGACATCACCTAAATACCTAATCGGAGAGAGTTATGGTACAACACGCGTTTCAGGTTTAGCATTAGAACTTCAAAATGCTCAGTGGATGTATTTAAATGGTGTTATTTTGGTTTCACCGACTGAGTTGGGGATTAAACGTGATGGCGCTGTTGCCAAGGCAAATATTTGGCCTTATTATGCAGCAACAGCTTGGTACCACAAGAGATTAACACCTGAATTACAGAATAGAGACTTAAATGACCTATTGCCTGAAGTTGAACAATTTACTCTCAATGAACTCCTACCGGCGATAGCAAAAGGTTCGAGTATTTCTGAGGATGAAAAAGCTGCAGTAATTAAAAAGATGGCCAAGTATTCAGGCTTGTCTGAAACTGTTATTGCTCAAAATAATTTAGATATTCCGACTTCCCTATATTGGAAAGAACTAATGCGGGACAAGGGTCAAACTATTGGACGACTAGATTCAAGGTACATCGGCTTGGATTTCAGGGATGGTGGTGAGAGACCGGATTACAATGCTGAGTTGACCTCATGGATACATTCTTTCACACCGGCTATTAATTATTACTATGCCAACGAATTGAATTATAAATCGGATGTCAAATACAATATGTTTGGCAATGTTCATCCTTGGGACCGAAGCAATGATAATACAGGTCTTAGCTTAAGGCAAGCTATGGCAGCAAACCCTTATTTACATGTCATGGTCCAATCTGGGTATTATGATGGGGCATGTGATTATTTTAATGCAAAATATAATATGTGGCAGATGGATCCTTCAGGAAAACTTTCATCAAGGATGAGTTTTGAAGGGTATCGTAGTGGCCACATGATGTATCTACGAAAGGAAGATTTAATTAAGGCCAATGAAGATATTCGAGCCTTTATTAAAAAGTCAACGCCTGCGGCAGATCAAGCAGCAAAATATTAG
- the putP gene encoding sodium/proline symporter PutP encodes MNTYELISIGLYMLLMVLIGFYSWRKSTSNSEEFLIGGRKMGAAVTALSAGAADMSGWLLMGLPGAMYAAGLSSSWIAIGLTIGAFLNYVLVAPRLRVYTEVAKNSITLPVFFENRFHDKTQLLKIVSSIFILVFFTLYTSAGMVSGGRLFESAFNMDYYTGLYVTTFVVVLYTFLGGFLAVSLTDFVQGTIMVTALVILPIVMVFQIGSLGETMEIIENKNPTYLNLFTGTTTISIISLLAWGLGYFGQPHILVRFMAIDSVKDISKARNIGISWMIFTVGGAMLVGLFGIAYLAKFDAETMTKFDGSKALAETIFIYVSRVLFHPLIGGFLLSAILAAVMSTISSQLLVTSSSMTEDIYRAFFNRQASAKTMLMVSRLSVLIVAVIALLLSLTPKDSILNLVGNAWAGFGAAFGPLILLSLLWKRTTAMGGLLGMIVGGATVLLWVYLPHDHKDVYEMIPGFILGFLTIVVVSLLSKPVSKEVQDEFDEVTKIVKS; translated from the coding sequence ATGAATACATACGAATTAATCTCAATTGGTCTTTATATGTTGTTGATGGTGCTTATAGGATTTTATTCTTGGCGCAAATCGACGAGTAATTCGGAGGAATTTTTAATTGGAGGGCGCAAGATGGGTGCTGCAGTCACCGCTTTGTCGGCAGGCGCTGCTGACATGAGTGGGTGGTTGCTGATGGGATTGCCTGGTGCAATGTATGCAGCTGGATTATCTAGTTCATGGATTGCCATTGGATTGACGATAGGGGCCTTTTTGAATTACGTATTGGTAGCTCCACGCTTGAGGGTCTATACAGAGGTAGCCAAAAACTCCATTACTTTGCCAGTATTCTTTGAGAATAGATTTCATGACAAAACACAACTGTTGAAGATTGTGTCATCGATTTTTATTTTAGTGTTCTTCACTCTTTATACATCTGCAGGCATGGTCTCTGGAGGAAGATTATTTGAATCTGCCTTTAATATGGATTATTACACCGGACTTTATGTAACAACGTTTGTCGTAGTTCTATACACGTTTTTAGGTGGATTTCTAGCTGTTAGCTTGACGGATTTTGTTCAAGGAACCATTATGGTTACAGCCTTGGTGATTTTACCGATCGTTATGGTTTTTCAAATTGGAAGTTTAGGAGAAACTATGGAAATCATCGAAAATAAAAATCCAACATATCTTAACTTGTTTACAGGTACTACTACCATTTCCATCATATCTTTATTAGCTTGGGGCTTGGGATACTTTGGTCAGCCACATATTCTAGTTCGTTTTATGGCCATTGACAGCGTTAAAGATATTTCAAAGGCAAGGAATATTGGTATCAGCTGGATGATTTTTACTGTGGGTGGTGCTATGTTGGTTGGTCTATTTGGTATTGCATATCTTGCAAAATTTGATGCAGAGACAATGACAAAATTTGATGGTTCAAAAGCTTTAGCAGAGACGATTTTTATCTATGTTTCGAGAGTTTTGTTTCATCCATTAATTGGTGGATTTTTATTGTCAGCAATACTAGCCGCTGTTATGAGTACCATTTCATCTCAATTATTGGTTACATCAAGTTCTATGACTGAAGATATTTATCGTGCATTTTTTAATAGACAAGCTTCAGCAAAGACGATGTTAATGGTTAGCAGACTGTCCGTTCTTATCGTTGCTGTCATTGCTTTATTACTTTCCTTGACTCCAAAAGATAGCATCTTGAATTTAGTTGGAAATGCTTGGGCAGGATTTGGAGCAGCCTTTGGTCCATTGATCTTATTGTCATTACTTTGGAAGAGGACAACTGCGATGGGAGGATTATTGGGCATGATAGTAGGCGGTGCAACCGTGTTATTGTGGGTTTATCTTCCGCATGACCACAAAGATGTCTATGAGATGATTCCAGGTTTTATTCTGGGTTTCTTAACGATCGTGGTTGTTTCATTGCTTTCGAAACCGGTATCTAAGGAAGTACAAGATGAATTTGATGAAGTCACTAAAATTGTCAAGTCATAA
- a CDS encoding alginate export family protein: MVRLRLFGILLLLSNGIALAQDQPSFKPLRYNEDYSYLAKDSSRTFYEGLKYIPFSKQKSDSYLSVGGEARGQYFYIQNEDWGDSENDGDGYLLSRFLLHTDWRFSKNVRAFVQVQSSLASSRPITTPVEENPLDLHQAFVDVSAFDTDHSSMTFRVGRQELSYGSQRLISVRENPNNRQAFDAAKIMYKTKDVNLDLFYSHYVLAKKGVFDDGFNKDTRLWGAYSTFKSVPGLGGIDAYYLGFYKKSALFADVKGRELRHSVGSRVFGGLDSWNYDIEGLVQFGKLGSSKILAWTASINTTYSFDDVFLKPEIGLKAELISGDQGEKDRVGSFNALYPKGAYFGLAALIGPSNLAEFHPSINFQLAKDLEFSVDYDFFWRYSKADGIYGVNMVQIYDDGGSQNRHIGNQLIGALLYSPNRFLTFRGEFTWFQAGDYIKDVSAGKDIYISGLTAQVKF, from the coding sequence ATGGTTCGTTTGCGCCTATTTGGGATTTTATTATTGCTGAGCAATGGCATTGCTCTTGCCCAAGATCAACCTTCTTTTAAGCCTTTGCGCTATAATGAAGATTATAGTTACTTGGCAAAAGACAGTTCAAGAACATTTTATGAGGGGTTGAAATATATCCCATTTTCAAAGCAGAAAAGCGATAGTTATTTAAGTGTAGGAGGGGAGGCCAGAGGCCAATATTTCTATATTCAGAATGAAGATTGGGGCGACAGTGAAAATGACGGAGACGGTTATTTGTTGTCGAGGTTCCTGCTCCATACAGATTGGCGTTTTTCTAAAAATGTGAGGGCCTTTGTTCAAGTTCAAAGCAGTCTTGCGAGCAGTAGACCGATAACCACCCCGGTGGAGGAAAATCCGTTAGATCTGCACCAAGCATTTGTAGACGTATCAGCATTCGACACAGACCATTCTTCCATGACTTTTAGGGTCGGTAGACAGGAATTATCTTATGGTTCACAGCGGTTGATATCCGTCAGGGAAAATCCAAATAATCGGCAAGCATTTGATGCTGCAAAAATCATGTATAAGACAAAAGATGTAAATCTAGATTTGTTTTATTCCCATTACGTTCTTGCAAAAAAAGGTGTTTTCGATGATGGTTTTAATAAAGACACTCGTCTATGGGGTGCATATTCAACTTTCAAATCCGTCCCGGGTTTAGGTGGTATCGATGCTTATTATCTTGGATTCTATAAGAAATCGGCATTATTTGCTGATGTCAAAGGAAGAGAATTGCGTCATTCTGTTGGATCTCGAGTTTTTGGAGGATTAGATTCTTGGAATTATGATATTGAAGGGCTTGTGCAATTTGGAAAACTGGGCAGTTCGAAAATCCTGGCTTGGACAGCTTCCATCAATACTACATATTCATTTGATGATGTTTTTCTTAAGCCTGAAATTGGTTTGAAAGCAGAGCTTATCAGTGGTGATCAAGGTGAAAAGGACCGTGTTGGGTCTTTCAATGCGTTGTATCCCAAGGGCGCATATTTTGGATTGGCAGCATTGATTGGTCCATCAAACTTAGCTGAATTTCATCCTTCCATCAACTTCCAGCTCGCAAAGGATTTAGAATTCTCTGTAGATTATGACTTTTTCTGGAGATACAGTAAAGCAGATGGGATTTATGGTGTGAATATGGTTCAGATTTATGATGATGGTGGAAGCCAGAACAGACATATAGGAAATCAATTAATAGGCGCTCTTTTATATAGTCCTAATCGTTTTTTAACTTTTCGTGGTGAATTTACATGGTTCCAAGCTGGCGACTATATAAAAGATGTTAGTGCAGGCAAGGATATTTACATCAGTGGACTTACAGCACAAGTTAAATTTTAA
- a CDS encoding CocE/NonD family hydrolase has protein sequence MKRLFILCILFIFFAAHSNGQDANADYVKQNYDKVEQYITMRDGTRLFTSIYTPKDKSKKYPILLNRTPYTVAPYGQDKFKASLGNFPEMMKKGYIFVYQDVRGKWMSEGTFEDIRPTKTKENKQSIDESTDTYDTIDWLVKNLKGNNGKVGMYGISYPGFYSTAGLIGSHPALKAVSPQAPVTDWFIGDDFHHGGALFLMDAFRFMYTFDAPRPNPITNEKGPKGFDLPSKNYAKFFMDNPTLSGLKDKYLNHTVKFWDNLAKHSTLDTFWTARTITNHLNDVKPAVMVVGGLFDAEDTYGAFETYKQIEKRNKKNNSILVMGPWFHGGWVRSEGDSFGDIRFGQKTSLDYQKKFEEPFFDYYLKGEGSFNPAEANVFFSGSNEWISFDQWPPKNAEEVDLFLNGNGQISKSPLSDSESFTEYISDPNKPVPFQEGIIENRTREYMVADQRFVANRPDVLVFETEPLEDDLILSGPITAELNVSMTGTDADFIVKIIDVYPDTSAATSPIDEKIVMANYQMLVRGEILRGKFRNSFSNPEPFKPNEITPVKITLPDVAHVFKKGHKFMVQIQHTWFPLADRNPNQFMDIYQAKKEDFIKNTHRLYFDKNHPSKIKVTVPEIVINKR, from the coding sequence ATGAAAAGACTATTCATACTTTGTATCCTATTCATTTTTTTTGCAGCACATAGTAATGGTCAAGATGCTAATGCTGATTATGTAAAGCAAAACTATGACAAAGTAGAACAATACATAACCATGCGCGATGGCACTCGCTTGTTCACCTCAATTTACACCCCTAAAGATAAATCCAAAAAATATCCCATCTTGTTAAACCGCACACCTTATACCGTAGCTCCTTATGGTCAAGACAAATTCAAAGCAAGTTTGGGCAACTTCCCTGAAATGATGAAAAAAGGCTACATTTTTGTTTATCAGGATGTCCGTGGCAAATGGATGAGCGAAGGAACATTTGAGGATATCAGACCTACTAAAACTAAAGAGAACAAACAATCAATCGATGAAAGTACCGATACGTATGACACCATTGATTGGCTGGTCAAAAACTTGAAAGGTAATAATGGTAAGGTTGGGATGTATGGTATCTCCTATCCGGGTTTTTATTCAACTGCAGGTTTGATAGGAAGTCACCCTGCACTTAAAGCTGTTTCCCCACAAGCGCCAGTAACTGATTGGTTTATCGGAGATGATTTTCACCATGGAGGTGCACTTTTCTTGATGGATGCGTTCCGTTTCATGTATACATTTGATGCGCCAAGACCAAATCCTATAACCAATGAGAAAGGACCCAAAGGTTTTGACCTTCCTTCCAAAAATTATGCAAAATTTTTTATGGACAACCCTACCCTTTCTGGGTTAAAAGATAAATACCTGAACCATACCGTCAAGTTTTGGGACAACTTAGCAAAACACAGTACATTGGATACCTTTTGGACAGCAAGAACGATTACCAATCATTTGAATGATGTCAAACCAGCTGTAATGGTTGTCGGAGGATTATTTGATGCCGAAGATACCTATGGTGCATTTGAAACCTACAAACAGATTGAAAAAAGGAATAAAAAGAACAATTCAATCCTTGTTATGGGCCCTTGGTTCCATGGTGGTTGGGTTCGCTCGGAAGGAGATTCCTTTGGTGACATCAGATTCGGACAGAAAACAAGCTTGGATTACCAAAAGAAATTTGAAGAACCTTTCTTTGATTATTATCTAAAGGGGGAAGGTTCTTTTAATCCTGCTGAAGCAAATGTTTTCTTCTCAGGTTCCAATGAGTGGATTTCGTTTGATCAATGGCCGCCCAAAAATGCGGAAGAGGTTGATTTATTTTTAAATGGAAATGGGCAAATTTCCAAGTCCCCATTATCAGATTCTGAATCTTTCACAGAATATATTAGTGATCCCAATAAACCCGTACCTTTTCAAGAAGGGATAATCGAAAACAGAACTAGAGAATACATGGTTGCTGACCAGCGATTTGTCGCAAACAGACCTGATGTATTGGTGTTTGAAACAGAACCTCTAGAAGATGACCTCATATTATCAGGACCAATCACTGCAGAATTAAATGTTTCTATGACTGGAACTGATGCAGATTTTATTGTAAAAATAATTGATGTATATCCGGATACGTCCGCTGCCACCTCCCCAATTGATGAAAAGATTGTAATGGCCAATTATCAAATGTTGGTCAGAGGAGAAATTCTACGTGGCAAATTCAGAAATAGCTTTAGTAATCCAGAACCCTTTAAACCAAATGAAATCACTCCAGTTAAAATTACCCTACCGGATGTCGCCCATGTTTTTAAAAAAGGTCACAAATTTATGGTTCAAATACAACATACTTGGTTCCCTCTAGCTGATAGAAATCCTAATCAGTTTATGGACATCTATCAAGCTAAAAAAGAAGACTTTATTAAGAATACCCACAGATTGTATTTTGACAAAAACCATCCAAGTAAGATAAAAGTAACGGTCCCTGAAATTGTCATCAACAAAAGGTAA
- a CDS encoding tetratricopeptide repeat protein encodes MQIKSFILSIIFCFGTTYAQDFINDTEAVHNYLKQEKNKTIQSLKTDTKYQYELLNHLLDLGEWDFVAKAIKDSKTLSIVESALLKFKISWLNNDFQAAENILNGLKAKERENLKVQASFALLEIEAWELDKAEKLSRELLAKNPKDIDISLILGRSLMLQKKYADALALANNLIQEHPKNASGYFLKADVFFWDQKPKEAEEVLKEGLKINPLNADARFYYGYAIWRRIDATQLNDMVAQWDIALALNPLHFQSHWHLGNGHTNLTFADYVDENEKQIRQELEAADQLFTSNQIDAALRKVEEIEASHSKSILPAMHKASLLYSDFDASDRLARLTRSEKIFLDILNRKKHYGPAHNGLAAVIKSKRIPYLKTYDNIMSSLRNPKINNMDDFLEIFPDVAYYPGNVAKGMAWNQLYTSTVYFPFLVKQHRLFVIPPLHVDLALAMKAPYFRFNSTFDNRQWMDIRGVGSGAAAIEYVERGAFEERNVLLHEYVHLFHGQVLTDGQNRKIRELYYNAMEKGLTLDYYSQNNESEYFAQTYPAYFEKVKVHPLDFKSMNTLNDLKSKDPEMYRFLDELITNEKAYLAGDNSAMASNWSQVYVNLATNAAKNDLNEAYKYLDTALQYDSDYLPAHIAYVENLVEEGKYEDAEIRLEAAKKIDSEYAPIYSTEADLIIAKDPDNYQAQAELLKKAYDYEKDYMEKAQNSFKYRNSYFRRGKLKDALDVAEEYMKNGSEISTYLRDRKDESKAFSAWQKALLGNKDQVAVLSYLASQKPQNYSIRTQHIEALIANNEYEEALKNLQQIYRTLQASQVNRPEFELLFAEVYSKLGMTSDLAIYLEKLMVRGGDPARLDPLNNQRLIRLLVANDRIEEAKTFLKKLNPENSIFYKSSELVSKALINIKAGENLEAIKLLDNALKIYPYQIDGLILLKDLSKIDKTADKILTQHLKEMEISPIL; translated from the coding sequence ATGCAAATAAAAAGTTTCATCCTATCTATAATCTTTTGTTTCGGAACTACCTACGCTCAAGATTTCATTAACGACACAGAAGCTGTACACAATTATTTAAAACAGGAAAAGAATAAAACGATTCAATCTTTAAAGACTGATACCAAATATCAGTATGAACTTCTGAATCATCTCTTAGATTTAGGGGAGTGGGATTTTGTTGCAAAAGCAATAAAAGATTCAAAAACCTTAAGCATTGTTGAAAGTGCTTTGCTGAAATTCAAAATATCTTGGTTAAACAATGATTTTCAAGCTGCAGAAAATATTTTGAACGGTCTTAAAGCTAAAGAAAGGGAAAATTTAAAAGTTCAGGCTTCATTTGCGCTGTTGGAAATTGAAGCTTGGGAATTGGACAAGGCAGAAAAACTGAGTCGGGAGTTATTAGCGAAAAATCCTAAGGACATTGACATAAGCTTGATACTAGGGCGTTCTCTAATGCTTCAGAAAAAGTATGCTGACGCGTTAGCTCTAGCGAATAATTTAATTCAAGAACATCCTAAGAATGCCTCGGGTTATTTTTTAAAAGCTGACGTGTTTTTTTGGGATCAAAAGCCAAAAGAGGCGGAAGAAGTTTTAAAGGAGGGTTTAAAGATAAATCCATTAAATGCTGATGCACGATTTTATTATGGTTACGCCATATGGCGAAGAATCGATGCTACCCAATTAAATGACATGGTTGCACAGTGGGACATCGCTTTGGCTCTAAACCCATTGCATTTTCAATCACATTGGCATTTGGGGAATGGCCATACGAATTTGACCTTTGCGGATTATGTAGATGAAAATGAAAAGCAAATTCGTCAAGAATTGGAAGCTGCAGATCAATTGTTTACAAGCAATCAAATTGATGCCGCATTAAGAAAAGTAGAAGAAATTGAAGCTTCCCATTCAAAATCTATATTACCTGCTATGCACAAAGCATCTTTGCTGTACAGTGATTTTGATGCTTCAGATAGATTAGCCAGGTTAACGAGATCTGAAAAGATATTCTTAGACATTTTAAACCGGAAAAAGCATTATGGCCCTGCTCACAATGGATTAGCTGCTGTTATCAAATCAAAACGAATTCCATATCTGAAGACATACGATAATATCATGTCATCTCTAAGAAATCCAAAGATCAACAATATGGATGATTTTTTGGAAATATTCCCAGATGTTGCCTACTATCCGGGGAATGTAGCTAAAGGCATGGCATGGAATCAATTGTATACATCGACTGTTTATTTTCCATTCTTAGTAAAGCAGCACCGATTATTTGTTATTCCGCCGCTGCATGTTGATTTGGCCTTAGCTATGAAAGCACCTTATTTTAGATTCAATTCTACCTTCGACAATAGACAATGGATGGATATTAGAGGTGTAGGTTCTGGTGCTGCAGCGATAGAATATGTGGAGCGCGGAGCATTTGAGGAACGAAATGTACTATTGCATGAATATGTTCATTTATTTCATGGACAGGTTTTGACAGATGGACAAAATCGTAAGATTCGGGAGCTGTATTACAATGCTATGGAAAAAGGCCTGACATTGGATTATTACTCACAGAACAATGAATCAGAATATTTTGCCCAAACTTATCCTGCTTATTTCGAAAAGGTGAAAGTTCATCCATTAGATTTTAAATCAATGAACACCTTGAATGATCTAAAAAGTAAGGATCCTGAAATGTATCGTTTTTTGGATGAACTGATTACGAATGAAAAGGCTTATTTGGCAGGGGATAATAGTGCTATGGCCTCCAATTGGTCCCAGGTTTATGTAAATCTAGCGACTAACGCTGCGAAGAATGATCTAAATGAAGCTTATAAATATTTAGATACGGCCTTACAATATGATAGCGATTATTTGCCAGCCCATATTGCGTATGTTGAAAATTTAGTGGAAGAGGGAAAATATGAGGATGCCGAGATACGTCTTGAGGCTGCAAAGAAAATAGATTCGGAATATGCACCTATTTACAGTACGGAAGCAGACTTAATCATAGCGAAGGATCCAGATAATTATCAAGCTCAAGCAGAATTGCTGAAAAAAGCCTATGATTATGAAAAGGATTATATGGAAAAGGCACAGAATTCATTTAAATATCGGAATTCTTACTTCAGAAGGGGTAAGCTTAAGGATGCCTTGGATGTGGCAGAGGAATATATGAAGAATGGTTCTGAGATTTCAACATATTTGAGGGATCGAAAAGATGAATCGAAGGCATTCAGCGCTTGGCAAAAAGCTTTATTGGGAAATAAAGATCAAGTGGCAGTTTTGAGTTATTTGGCCTCTCAAAAGCCACAAAACTATAGCATTCGTACGCAGCACATTGAAGCATTAATTGCAAATAATGAATATGAGGAAGCATTGAAGAATCTTCAACAGATTTATCGAACCTTACAAGCTTCCCAAGTCAACCGTCCTGAGTTTGAACTGTTGTTTGCTGAAGTTTATTCCAAATTAGGTATGACCAGTGATTTGGCTATCTATTTAGAGAAATTGATGGTTAGAGGCGGAGATCCAGCAAGATTGGATCCACTAAATAATCAGCGATTAATAAGGTTGTTGGTTGCAAATGATAGAATAGAGGAAGCTAAAACATTCCTTAAGAAGCTAAATCCTGAGAATTCAATATTTTATAAGTCTTCAGAATTGGTCAGTAAAGCTTTGATAAACATAAAAGCAGGAGAAAATTTGGAGGCTATCAAACTATTAGATAATGCCTTGAAAATTTACCCATATCAAATTGATGGCTTAATATTATTGAAGGATTTATCTAAGATCGATAAAACTGCAGATAAAATTTTAACCCAGCATTTAAAAGAGATGGAGATTTCTCCAATTTTATAG